One stretch of Streptomyces peucetius DNA includes these proteins:
- a CDS encoding NAD(P)H-dependent glycerol-3-phosphate dehydrogenase, with translation MTQSVKAAVFGTGSWGTAFGMVLADAGCEVTLWGRRANLVDAVNTTRTNPDYLPGIELPQSLRATTDPAEALHGADFTVLAVPSQTLRANLAVWAPKLPAGTVLVSLMKGVELGTAKRMSEVVEEVAQVPSERVAVVTGPNLAKEIAQRRPAAAVVACRDEAVAQRLQTACHTPYFRPYTNTDVVGCELGGAVKNVIGLAVGIADGMGLGDNAKGSLITRGLAETTRLGLAMGADPLTFSGLAGLGDLVATCSSPLSRNHTFGTNLGRGMTLEQTIAVTKQTAEGVKSCESVLDLARRHGVDMPITETVVGIVHEGKPPVVALKELMSRAAKPERR, from the coding sequence GTGACACAGTCCGTCAAGGCGGCCGTCTTCGGGACGGGCTCGTGGGGCACGGCGTTCGGCATGGTGCTCGCCGACGCGGGCTGCGAGGTCACCCTCTGGGGCCGTCGCGCGAACCTGGTCGACGCCGTCAACACCACCCGTACCAACCCCGACTATCTGCCCGGGATCGAACTCCCGCAGAGCCTCCGGGCCACCACCGACCCGGCCGAGGCCCTGCACGGAGCGGACTTCACCGTCCTCGCCGTCCCCTCACAGACCCTGCGCGCCAATCTCGCCGTATGGGCGCCGAAACTGCCCGCCGGCACGGTCCTCGTCTCCCTCATGAAGGGCGTCGAACTCGGCACCGCCAAGCGGATGAGCGAGGTCGTCGAGGAGGTCGCGCAGGTGCCGTCCGAGCGCGTGGCCGTGGTCACCGGCCCCAATCTCGCCAAGGAGATCGCCCAGCGCCGGCCCGCCGCCGCCGTGGTCGCCTGCCGTGACGAGGCGGTCGCCCAGCGGCTCCAGACCGCCTGCCACACCCCGTACTTCCGTCCGTACACCAACACCGACGTCGTCGGCTGCGAACTGGGCGGCGCGGTCAAGAACGTCATCGGCCTCGCGGTCGGCATCGCCGACGGCATGGGCCTGGGCGACAACGCCAAGGGTTCCCTGATCACCCGCGGCCTCGCCGAGACCACCCGCCTCGGCCTGGCGATGGGTGCCGACCCCCTCACCTTCTCCGGGCTCGCCGGGCTCGGCGACCTGGTCGCCACCTGCTCGTCGCCGCTGTCCCGCAACCACACCTTCGGCACCAACCTGGGCCGCGGGATGACGCTCGAGCAGACCATCGCGGTCACCAAGCAGACGGCCGAGGGGGTCAAGTCCTGCGAATCGGTGCTGGACCTGGCCCGCAGGCACGGCGTCGACATGCCCATCACCGAGACGGTCGTCGGCATCGTCCACGAGGGGAAGCCGCCGGTCGTTGCGCTCAAGGAGTTGATGTCCCGCGCCGCCAAGCCCGAGCGACGCTGA
- a CDS encoding Lrp/AsnC family transcriptional regulator, translated as MVQAYILIQTEVGKASIVAETIAKIPGVIQAEDVTGPYDVIVRAQADTVDALGRMVVAKVQQVDGITRTLTCPVVHL; from the coding sequence GTGGTACAGGCGTACATCCTCATCCAGACCGAAGTGGGCAAGGCGTCGATCGTCGCCGAGACCATCGCGAAGATCCCCGGTGTGATCCAGGCCGAGGATGTGACCGGCCCGTACGACGTGATCGTGCGCGCACAGGCCGACACCGTCGACGCCCTGGGTCGCATGGTGGTCGCCAAGGTCCAGCAAGTGGACGGCATCACCCGGACTCTGACCTGCCCCGTAGTGCACCTGTAG
- a CDS encoding tetratricopeptide repeat protein, producing the protein MSPDTPWDADALRQALNDNYAQPEGPERNARAERLFAEIEQLGDTSLVIDGLDHLMQVYNYSSEADKMFVPFARLLRMWDDRPEDFGGRQVHSLFWMFKWVSSGMIDQPHIPLASIEKWQAEMEHRYRLAGHSERAVRQGELRIARHLGDMERAQRAYDAWQAADRDDKSDCHACELHAQGSWQAHRGDDEGALVSWRPVLESEFTCAHEPHAVLSASLLPLLRLGRAEEARANHLRGYRLVRTKESMRSATARHVEFCALTGNEARGLEILAERPAYFTDTGEPSSLLSYLEVTALLTDRLTALGHGEQSVPGPGSRSWTARELAVHARTEARAIAARFDARNGTPYFGEQSAERMDRAPLLERLPLGVRAARPVSVPRQASASAAKSTPVAGPAGLSELLAEARRLSEAQHPDATAAWAAVTAAADRGGVELDALERAESEEHRGMDPATPPAEAVGLFTSAAGLYETAGEPGRAASALARAAFCIGLDGRLGEALAAVQEPCDRSLALYAEGRSTARQTGRALLCRVRILNDMISDMRVREAAEAAVTSLDEAVQALLAFAEPERQDPGVGVVIGEALGHAGNVTAFRGDAAGAAQLYARAAEAYVQAGRPWYAVEAETQLAGVSRHLGDLETAERASRAALEHAAPFAAPGGRARLHLQLVETLADIGKLDEAADHALEAAHWADEAGESAGSGAYARHRLGGFLLQLGRTAEAAAVLESVLSDLTAEDHGDGVIVQTLWWLGDCCTALNEPREAAEHWLKAADIAQGWPEQRDHAMLANLAGQALYRARLDPQAELAYRRAGDLWRDLGDVHALVRTLRVRAWIAVREGQAGVGAARELMAAAATECESALAAAGSAGDADVLARLRAELADTHRQTGDLIASSCDEPEGPRRRAAYEEAVGFVLRAVAAFEEAGEDFTDLRTGAQLMAAWLHADLSDAAAARGLARAVLAVYADGDGEVPSSRCAEARAVLEQVGAA; encoded by the coding sequence ATGAGCCCCGACACCCCCTGGGACGCCGACGCGCTGCGGCAGGCGCTGAACGACAACTACGCGCAGCCGGAGGGCCCCGAGCGCAACGCCCGCGCGGAGCGGCTGTTCGCCGAGATCGAGCAGCTCGGCGACACGTCGCTGGTCATCGACGGCCTCGACCATCTGATGCAGGTCTACAACTACAGCTCCGAGGCGGACAAGATGTTCGTCCCCTTCGCGAGGCTGCTGCGGATGTGGGACGACCGGCCGGAGGACTTCGGCGGGCGGCAGGTCCATTCGCTGTTCTGGATGTTCAAGTGGGTCTCCAGCGGCATGATCGACCAGCCGCACATCCCGCTCGCCTCGATCGAGAAGTGGCAGGCGGAGATGGAGCACCGCTACCGGCTCGCGGGCCACTCCGAGCGCGCGGTGCGGCAGGGCGAACTGCGGATCGCCCGGCACCTCGGCGACATGGAGCGCGCGCAGCGCGCGTACGACGCCTGGCAGGCCGCCGACCGGGACGACAAGAGTGACTGCCACGCCTGCGAACTGCACGCGCAGGGGTCCTGGCAGGCGCACCGCGGCGACGACGAGGGCGCGCTCGTCAGCTGGCGGCCGGTGCTGGAGAGCGAGTTCACCTGCGCGCACGAGCCGCACGCCGTGCTCTCCGCGTCACTGCTGCCGTTGCTGCGGCTGGGGCGCGCGGAGGAGGCCCGCGCCAACCACCTGCGCGGCTACCGGCTGGTCCGCACCAAGGAGAGCATGCGCAGCGCGACCGCCCGGCACGTCGAGTTCTGCGCGCTGACGGGCAATGAGGCGCGGGGGCTGGAGATCCTGGCCGAGCGGCCCGCGTACTTCACGGACACCGGCGAGCCGAGCAGTCTGCTCAGCTATCTGGAGGTCACCGCGCTGCTCACCGACCGGCTCACCGCCCTCGGGCACGGCGAGCAGAGCGTGCCGGGCCCCGGGAGCCGCTCCTGGACGGCACGGGAACTCGCCGTCCACGCCCGTACGGAGGCGCGGGCCATCGCCGCCCGTTTCGACGCACGCAACGGCACGCCGTACTTCGGCGAGCAGAGCGCCGAACGCATGGACCGTGCGCCGCTGCTGGAACGGCTGCCGCTGGGTGTCCGGGCGGCACGGCCGGTGTCCGTGCCGCGTCAGGCGTCCGCGTCCGCAGCAAAGAGCACGCCCGTCGCCGGACCCGCCGGCCTCTCGGAGCTGCTGGCCGAGGCGCGCCGGCTCTCGGAGGCGCAGCACCCGGACGCGACGGCCGCATGGGCCGCCGTGACCGCGGCCGCCGACCGGGGCGGCGTCGAACTCGACGCCCTGGAACGGGCAGAGAGCGAGGAACACCGGGGGATGGACCCCGCCACACCACCGGCCGAGGCGGTCGGTCTCTTCACGTCGGCGGCCGGGCTGTACGAGACGGCCGGTGAACCCGGACGCGCGGCGTCCGCGCTGGCGAGGGCCGCGTTCTGCATCGGCCTCGACGGCCGGCTCGGCGAGGCGCTGGCCGCGGTGCAGGAACCCTGCGACCGGTCGCTGGCGCTGTACGCCGAGGGCCGGTCCACCGCACGGCAGACCGGCCGGGCGCTGCTGTGCCGGGTACGGATCCTCAACGACATGATCAGCGACATGCGGGTGCGGGAGGCCGCGGAAGCGGCCGTCACGTCCCTGGACGAGGCCGTGCAGGCGCTCCTCGCCTTCGCGGAGCCGGAGCGGCAGGACCCCGGCGTCGGTGTCGTCATCGGCGAGGCGCTCGGTCACGCGGGCAACGTCACCGCCTTCCGCGGCGACGCGGCAGGGGCGGCACAGCTGTACGCGCGCGCAGCCGAGGCGTACGTCCAGGCGGGCCGGCCCTGGTACGCCGTGGAGGCCGAGACCCAGCTGGCCGGCGTCAGCCGGCACCTCGGCGACCTGGAGACCGCCGAGCGTGCCTCGCGGGCCGCCCTGGAGCACGCCGCCCCCTTCGCCGCCCCGGGCGGCCGGGCCCGCCTCCACCTGCAGCTCGTCGAGACGCTCGCGGACATCGGCAAGCTCGACGAGGCGGCCGACCACGCCCTCGAAGCGGCTCACTGGGCCGATGAGGCGGGCGAGAGCGCCGGCAGCGGGGCGTACGCCAGGCACCGGCTCGGCGGTTTCCTGCTGCAGCTCGGGCGGACCGCCGAAGCCGCGGCGGTCCTGGAGTCCGTACTGTCCGACCTGACGGCGGAGGACCACGGCGACGGGGTGATCGTGCAGACGCTGTGGTGGCTGGGCGACTGCTGCACCGCACTGAACGAGCCGCGCGAGGCCGCCGAGCACTGGCTGAAGGCGGCGGACATCGCACAGGGCTGGCCGGAGCAGCGCGACCACGCGATGCTCGCGAACCTGGCGGGCCAGGCGCTGTACCGCGCACGGCTCGACCCGCAGGCCGAACTGGCCTACCGGCGGGCCGGCGACCTGTGGCGCGACCTCGGCGACGTGCACGCGCTCGTGCGCACCCTGCGGGTACGGGCGTGGATCGCCGTGCGGGAGGGGCAGGCGGGTGTAGGCGCGGCGCGTGAACTGATGGCCGCGGCGGCGACCGAGTGCGAGTCGGCCCTCGCCGCGGCGGGCTCCGCCGGGGACGCGGACGTCCTGGCCCGGCTGCGCGCCGAACTGGCGGACACCCATCGCCAGACCGGCGACCTGATCGCGAGCTCCTGCGACGAGCCGGAAGGCCCGCGTCGCCGGGCCGCGTACGAGGAGGCGGTCGGCTTCGTGCTGCGGGCGGTGGCGGCCTTCGAGGAGGCGGGCGAGGACTTCACCGACCTGCGTACCGGCGCGCAGCTCATGGCGGCGTGGCTCCACGCGGACCTGTCCGACGCCGCGGCGGCGAGGGGGCTGGCGCGGGCGGTCCTGGCGGTGTACGCGGACGGGGACGGGGAGGTGCCGTCGTCGCGGTGCGCGGAGGCGCGGGCGGTGCTGGAGCAGGTGGGCGCGGCGTAG
- a CDS encoding DAK2 domain-containing protein, translating into MPQSLDAPAVRAWCSLALESLGREREEIDAINVYPVADGDTGTNLYLTVESAGQAVEAVFAAHETGGSAPDLTDVIRAMAHGALIGARGNSGTILAQLLRGMAERIGDGDHLAAALRRAAELAREAVAHPVEGTILSVAGAAADAACAACAAETAGGTAGTADAVRAAYAGARAALDATPQQLAVLDRAGVVDAGGRGLLVVLGALVQAVCGEAPQVPALAHHRPTRPVPQPAADAQSCAGGGPAFEVIYLLEADDEAVARLRTRLDRLGDSLVVVGGDGLWNVHVHVDDAGAAVEAGVEAGRPYRIRITHFDTAAEPGPDPREQAQRGVVAVVQGEGLAALCGEAGATTVLARAGEPPASGELVEAIRRAHAREVVLLPNDTALRHTAAAAAEQARAEGVRVALIPTRSAVQGIAALAVHAPDRRFDEDVVAMTAAAGATRYAELAVAESRSWTSAGVCQAGDVLGLIDGDVAVIGKDLTETAVTLLDRMLSSGGELVTLVLGGTAPEGLSTRLETHVRERYLAVDTVAYEGGDRATPLLIGVE; encoded by the coding sequence GTGCCGCAGAGTCTCGACGCCCCGGCCGTACGCGCCTGGTGCTCACTGGCGCTGGAGTCCCTGGGCCGGGAGCGCGAGGAGATCGACGCGATCAACGTGTACCCCGTCGCGGACGGGGACACCGGCACGAACCTGTATCTGACCGTCGAATCGGCCGGCCAGGCCGTGGAAGCGGTGTTCGCCGCCCACGAGACCGGCGGCTCGGCACCCGACCTCACCGATGTGATCCGGGCGATGGCCCACGGGGCGCTCATCGGCGCCCGCGGGAACTCCGGCACCATCCTGGCGCAGCTCCTGCGCGGCATGGCCGAACGGATCGGTGACGGGGACCATCTCGCCGCGGCCCTGCGGCGGGCCGCCGAACTGGCCCGCGAGGCCGTCGCCCACCCCGTCGAGGGGACCATCCTCAGCGTCGCCGGGGCGGCGGCGGACGCGGCTTGCGCGGCCTGCGCTGCGGAGACGGCCGGCGGGACGGCCGGCACCGCCGATGCCGTACGGGCGGCGTACGCGGGCGCCCGCGCCGCGCTGGACGCCACGCCTCAGCAGCTCGCCGTACTGGACCGGGCGGGGGTCGTGGACGCGGGCGGGCGCGGACTCCTGGTGGTCCTCGGCGCCCTGGTCCAGGCGGTCTGCGGTGAGGCGCCGCAGGTTCCCGCGCTCGCCCACCACCGGCCCACCCGACCGGTCCCGCAGCCCGCGGCGGACGCGCAGTCCTGCGCCGGCGGCGGCCCGGCCTTCGAGGTGATCTACCTCCTCGAGGCGGACGACGAGGCCGTCGCCCGGCTCCGCACCCGCCTGGACCGCCTCGGCGACTCCCTCGTCGTCGTCGGCGGCGACGGCCTGTGGAACGTCCACGTCCACGTGGACGACGCCGGCGCGGCGGTGGAAGCGGGCGTCGAGGCCGGCCGGCCGTACCGGATCCGCATCACGCACTTCGACACGGCGGCGGAGCCCGGTCCGGACCCGCGCGAGCAGGCGCAGCGGGGGGTCGTCGCCGTCGTGCAGGGAGAGGGACTGGCGGCCCTGTGCGGCGAGGCCGGCGCCACCACGGTCCTCGCCCGCGCAGGGGAGCCGCCGGCGAGCGGCGAACTCGTCGAGGCGATCCGCCGGGCGCACGCCCGCGAGGTGGTTCTCCTCCCCAACGACACGGCCCTGCGCCACACGGCCGCCGCGGCGGCCGAACAGGCCCGCGCGGAGGGCGTCCGCGTCGCCCTCATCCCCACCCGCTCCGCGGTCCAGGGCATCGCCGCCCTCGCGGTCCACGCACCGGACCGCCGCTTCGACGAGGACGTCGTCGCCATGACGGCCGCCGCCGGCGCGACGCGCTACGCCGAACTCGCCGTGGCGGAGAGCCGGTCCTGGACCTCGGCGGGCGTCTGCCAGGCCGGAGACGTACTGGGCCTGATCGACGGCGACGTCGCCGTGATCGGCAAGGACCTCACGGAGACGGCCGTGACCCTGTTGGACCGCATGCTCTCCTCCGGCGGCGAACTGGTCACGCTCGTCCTCGGCGGGACCGCGCCGGAAGGCCTGTCGACCCGCCTGGAGACGCACGTCCGGGAGAGGTACCTGGCGGTGGACACGGTCGCGTACGAGGGCGGCGACCGGGCGACGCCGCTGCTGATCGGGGTCGAGTAG
- a CDS encoding D-alanine--D-alanine ligase family protein, translating into MSTENLPQSPEQPLRKPRVAVVFGGRSSEHGISVVTAGAVLRAVDRTKYDVLPIGITADGRWALTADEPERMAITDRRTPNVDELAESDEGGVVLSVDPGSREVVYSEPGSVPKVLGEVDVVFPMLHGPYGEDGTLQGMLELSGVPYVGSGVLASAVGQDKEYMKRVFVSFGLPVGPYEVVRPREWANDPAAARKKIVDFAGEHGWPLFVKPARGGSSMGITKVDSLAGLDDAIAEAQHHDPKVLVESLLRGREIECGVLEFEDGPRASVPAEIPPVTAHDFYDFEAKYIDSAAGLVPAPLTEEQTAEVQRLAVAAFDAASCEGLVRADFFLTEDGEFVINEINTMPGFTPISMYPRMWQESGVTYPELVDRLIQAALSRSTGLR; encoded by the coding sequence ATGAGCACCGAGAACCTCCCCCAGAGCCCCGAGCAGCCGCTCCGCAAGCCGCGCGTGGCGGTCGTCTTCGGCGGCCGCAGCTCCGAACACGGGATTTCCGTGGTCACCGCGGGCGCGGTGCTGCGGGCCGTCGACCGGACCAAGTACGACGTCCTGCCGATCGGCATCACCGCCGACGGCCGGTGGGCGCTCACCGCCGACGAGCCCGAGCGCATGGCGATCACCGACCGCCGCACGCCGAACGTCGACGAGCTCGCGGAGTCCGACGAGGGCGGCGTGGTCCTCTCCGTGGACCCGGGCAGCCGTGAGGTCGTCTACAGCGAGCCCGGCTCCGTGCCCAAGGTGCTGGGCGAGGTCGACGTCGTCTTTCCGATGCTGCACGGCCCCTACGGCGAGGACGGCACCCTCCAGGGCATGCTGGAGCTCTCCGGCGTCCCGTACGTCGGCTCCGGCGTGCTGGCCTCGGCCGTCGGCCAGGACAAGGAGTACATGAAGCGCGTCTTCGTCTCCTTCGGCCTGCCGGTCGGCCCCTACGAGGTGGTCCGGCCGCGTGAGTGGGCGAACGACCCGGCAGCCGCCCGCAAGAAGATCGTCGACTTCGCCGGTGAGCACGGCTGGCCGCTGTTCGTGAAGCCCGCCCGCGGCGGCTCGTCCATGGGCATCACCAAGGTCGACTCCCTCGCCGGCCTCGACGACGCGATCGCCGAGGCACAGCATCACGACCCGAAGGTCCTCGTGGAGTCCCTGCTGCGGGGCCGCGAGATCGAGTGCGGCGTGCTCGAGTTCGAGGACGGTCCGCGCGCCAGCGTGCCGGCCGAGATCCCACCGGTCACCGCCCACGACTTCTACGACTTCGAGGCCAAGTACATCGACTCGGCGGCCGGCCTGGTGCCCGCGCCGCTCACCGAGGAGCAGACCGCCGAGGTGCAGCGGCTCGCGGTCGCCGCGTTCGACGCGGCCTCGTGCGAGGGCCTGGTCAGGGCGGACTTCTTCCTCACCGAGGACGGCGAGTTCGTCATCAACGAGATCAACACCATGCCGGGCTTCACGCCGATCTCGATGTACCCGCGGATGTGGCAGGAGAGCGGCGTGACCTACCCCGAGCTCGTGGACCGGCTGATCCAGGCCGCCCTCAGCCGCTCGACGGGGCTGCGGTAG
- a CDS encoding DUF3515 domain-containing protein — protein sequence MTSFARRSLFLSAVAVLTAATGCSSTDASASIAVPSPPAEEAALCRALDGELPDSVAGQDRDDPEPSSEFTARWGDAAIVLRCGVPRPVGMSDPQGQGVEVDGVNWLLEERDAGPRFTTTYRETYVEVTLGKQYMHDIGPLADLAGPVKKTVPASL from the coding sequence GTGACGTCCTTCGCCCGCCGGTCCCTGTTCCTGTCCGCTGTCGCCGTGCTGACCGCTGCCACGGGCTGCTCCTCCACCGACGCGTCGGCGTCGATCGCGGTTCCCAGCCCCCCGGCCGAGGAGGCAGCCCTGTGCCGTGCGCTGGACGGGGAGCTGCCGGACTCGGTGGCCGGGCAGGACCGCGACGACCCGGAGCCGTCGTCCGAATTCACCGCCCGCTGGGGCGACGCCGCGATCGTACTGCGCTGCGGTGTCCCCCGGCCGGTGGGGATGAGCGATCCGCAGGGCCAGGGGGTCGAGGTGGACGGGGTCAACTGGCTGCTGGAGGAGCGTGACGCCGGTCCCCGGTTCACCACCACGTACCGCGAGACGTATGTGGAGGTCACCCTGGGCAAGCAGTACATGCACGACATCGGCCCACTGGCCGATCTGGCCGGGCCCGTCAAGAAGACGGTCCCGGCCTCGCTTTGA
- a CDS encoding thiamine-phosphate kinase, protein MKGTVGELGEFGLIRELTSKLTTTPAVRLGPGDDAAVVAAPDRRVVASTDILLEGRHFRRDWSTAYDVGRKAAAQNLADIAAMGAVPTALLLGLVVPAELPVTWATELMDGIRDECQVAGAAVVGGDVVRGDTITVAITALGDLRNHEPVTRAGAQPGDVVAYTGWLGWSAAGHAVLSRGFRSPRAFVEAHRRPEPPYHAGPAAAGLGATAMCDISDGLVADLGHIAEASKVRIDLRSGLIDIPSQMNDIGQAVGVDPLQWVLTGGEDHAIVATFPPDAKLPARWKIIGEVLNPSALPQVTVDGAPWTNKGGWDHFGDIEDGK, encoded by the coding sequence GTGAAGGGAACTGTGGGCGAGTTGGGGGAGTTCGGCCTCATCAGGGAGCTCACCTCCAAGCTCACCACCACCCCCGCGGTACGGCTCGGACCGGGCGACGACGCCGCGGTCGTGGCCGCGCCCGACCGACGGGTCGTGGCCAGCACGGACATCCTGCTGGAAGGGCGGCACTTCCGCCGCGACTGGTCGACCGCGTACGACGTGGGACGCAAGGCCGCCGCGCAGAACCTGGCGGACATCGCGGCGATGGGCGCGGTCCCGACCGCCCTGCTCCTCGGGCTCGTCGTCCCGGCCGAACTACCGGTGACCTGGGCCACCGAGCTCATGGACGGTATCCGCGACGAGTGCCAGGTCGCCGGAGCGGCCGTCGTCGGCGGCGACGTCGTGCGCGGCGACACCATCACCGTCGCGATCACGGCCCTCGGGGACCTGCGGAACCACGAGCCGGTGACCCGCGCGGGCGCGCAGCCCGGCGATGTCGTCGCCTACACCGGCTGGTTGGGCTGGTCCGCGGCCGGCCACGCGGTCCTCTCGCGGGGTTTCCGCTCCCCGCGCGCCTTCGTGGAGGCCCACCGCCGGCCCGAGCCGCCGTACCACGCGGGCCCTGCGGCCGCCGGACTCGGCGCCACCGCCATGTGCGACATCAGCGACGGGCTCGTCGCCGACCTCGGGCACATCGCGGAGGCCAGCAAGGTCCGGATCGATCTGCGGTCCGGGCTGATCGACATCCCCTCGCAGATGAACGACATCGGCCAGGCCGTCGGCGTCGACCCGCTGCAGTGGGTGCTTACCGGGGGAGAGGACCACGCGATCGTCGCCACCTTCCCGCCGGACGCCAAGCTGCCCGCCCGCTGGAAGATCATCGGCGAGGTGCTCAACCCGTCCGCGCTGCCGCAGGTGACCGTCGACGGGGCGCCCTGGACGAACAAGGGCGGCTGGGACCACTTCGGGGATATCGAGGACGGCAAGTAG
- the thiD gene encoding bifunctional hydroxymethylpyrimidine kinase/phosphomethylpyrimidine kinase, whose amino-acid sequence MDIPPRVLTVAGSDSGGGAGIQADLKTMLALGVHGMSVLTAVTAQNSLGVQGAWELPAEAVRAQYRSVVDDIGVQAVKTGMLSSAGLVETVAELLAGTDAPVVVDPVGVSKHGDPLLAASALDSVRTKLLPAATVATPNLDEVAQLTGIEVHDETGMRQAADAVLGFGPRWVLIKGGHLPGDAVDLLTDGGVELWLRATRHDNRHTHGTGCTLASAVASGLAQGLTVPAAVRTAKEYVTGAIEAGFALGAGIGPVDHGWRFRTAP is encoded by the coding sequence ATGGACATACCCCCTCGCGTGCTCACCGTCGCCGGTTCCGACTCCGGCGGCGGTGCGGGCATCCAGGCCGACCTCAAGACCATGCTGGCCCTCGGTGTGCACGGCATGAGCGTGCTGACCGCGGTCACCGCGCAGAACTCCCTGGGAGTCCAGGGCGCGTGGGAGCTGCCCGCCGAGGCGGTGCGCGCCCAGTACCGGAGCGTCGTCGACGACATCGGCGTACAGGCCGTGAAGACCGGCATGCTCTCCTCCGCCGGACTCGTCGAGACCGTCGCCGAGCTCCTCGCCGGCACGGACGCACCCGTCGTCGTCGACCCGGTGGGCGTCTCCAAGCACGGCGACCCGCTGCTCGCGGCCTCCGCGCTCGACTCCGTACGGACCAAGCTGCTGCCCGCGGCGACCGTGGCCACGCCCAATCTGGACGAGGTGGCCCAGCTGACCGGCATCGAGGTGCACGACGAGACGGGCATGCGGCAGGCCGCCGACGCCGTGCTCGGTTTCGGGCCGCGCTGGGTCCTGATCAAGGGCGGCCATCTGCCCGGTGACGCCGTGGACCTGCTCACCGACGGCGGCGTGGAGCTGTGGCTGCGCGCCACGCGCCACGACAACCGTCACACGCACGGGACGGGATGCACGCTCGCGTCGGCGGTGGCATCGGGACTGGCGCAGGGCCTGACCGTGCCGGCGGCGGTACGGACGGCCAAGGAGTACGTCACCGGGGCGATCGAGGCCGGCTTCGCGCTGGGCGCGGGCATCGGACCGGTGGACCACGGCTGGCGCTTCCGGACGGCGCCGTAG
- the rpmB gene encoding 50S ribosomal protein L28, which translates to MAANCDVCGKGPGFGNNISHSHRRTSRRWNPNIQRVRAVVGRTPKRLNVCTSCIKAGKVSR; encoded by the coding sequence GTGGCTGCCAACTGCGACGTCTGCGGCAAGGGGCCGGGCTTCGGCAACAACATTTCGCACTCGCACCGCCGTACGTCTCGTCGCTGGAACCCGAACATCCAGCGTGTGCGTGCAGTGGTCGGTCGGACGCCGAAGCGGCTCAACGTCTGCACCTCGTGCATCAAGGCCGGCAAGGTCTCGCGCTAA